TGGTTCCATTGATCGGCTTCCCCTTCCGGCTGCATAGATTCGCTCTGGTCTATTTCGATAGAACGATACCTGCTCATTCCTGTGCCGGCGGGCACCAGCTTCCCAATGATTACATTTTCCTTGAGTCCTAACAGGGGATCAAGCTTACCCTTGATAGCAGCTTCAGTCAGAACTCTGGTAGTCTCTTGGAAGGAAGCTGCTGATAAGAAGGAGTCAGTGGCCAAGGAAGCCTTTGTGATGCCGAGAAGTACTTCCGTACTCTTGGCAGGCTCACCGCCGGCGGCTATGGCCTTTTCGTTTTCCTTTTCAAAATCAAATTTATCCACCAAAACACCGGGCAGCATATCAGTATCTCCTGACTCATCCACTCTCTTCTTGCGCATCATCTGCCGTATCATCACTTCTATATGCTTATCATTAATATCCACGCCTTGCATTCTGTAAACCTTTTGCACCTCTTGCAATAAATAAACCTGCACCCCTCCGGGACCCTTAATCCTCAGCAAGTCATGGGGATTTACCGAACCCTCGGTAAGCTCCTGTCCGGCAATTACGGAATCCCCGTCCCGTACCTTAATCCGTGCCCCAAAGGGTACCTGATAACTGGCCCGCTCACCATCACTACGGGTAACATCAATCTCCAGGCGACCTTTAACTTCTTTAACCTGCACTTTTCCTTCCAATTCACTGATTATGGCCAGCCCTTTAGGCTTGCGGGCCTCAAACAGTTCCTCCACCCGGGGCAAACCCTGAGTAATATCCTCCCCGGCAACACCTCCGGTGTGGAATGTGCGCATAGTAAGCTGCGTGCCCGGCTCCCCGATAGATTGAGCTGCTATTATGCCGACAGCCTCTCCGATGTCTACCCTAAGTCCTGTAGCTAAATTACGGCCGTAACAATTAATACAAACACCGGAACGTGTACGACAGGTGAAGGCTGACCGAATTCTAATCTTTTCAATCCCGGCTTCCAAGATTTTATCGGCATCTTCTTCTTGAATAGTATCATTTGCTTTAACCAGTACTTCGCCTGTTTCGGGATGAACAATGTCTACCAGAGCCACACGGCCGACAATACGGTCACCGAACGGTTCAATAACCTCGGTACCGTCTCTGATTTCGCTTACCTCAATACCTTCATCAGTGCCGCAGTCTTCTTCCCGCACAATAACATCTTGGGAAACATCCACCAAACGCCGGGTCAGGTAACCTGAATCGGCTGTGCGCAGCGCTGTGTCAGCAAGACCTTTGCGAGCACCGTGAGTGGAAATAAAGTATTCCAAAACCGTTAACCCCTCACGGAAGTTGGCCTTAATGGGCAGGTCGATAATCCGTCCGGACGGGTCTGCCATAAGACCCCTCATGCCTGCTAACTGTCGTATTTGTTGAATATTACCACGAGCGCCGGAATTAGCCATCATATACACAGGATTAAACTTATCCAGGCTTTCTACCAATGCTTCGGTTACAGACTCGGTAGTCTCTCTCCAGATGCCGGTAACCTTGCGGTACCGTTCGTCTTCAGTTATAAGCCCCCGTCTGTACTGAGCTTCAACTTTTTCCACCCTGCCTTCGGCATGAGCCAGAAGCTCCTTCTTCTTTCCAGGTATTTTAATGTCGGAAACAGCTATTGTAACCCCGGCCTGAGTGGCATACCTATAGCCCAGATACTTAAGACCGTCCAAAAGCTCACTTGTAGCGGCAAAGCCCAGCTTTTGGTAACACCTGCTTACGATTTTACCCATGGCCTTTTTGTCTGCCACCTCGTTAAAGTACTTTAATTCCTCAGGTAGCGCCTGGTTAAAAATAATTCTACCCACAGTGGTTTCCAACAACTGGCCGCCGGACCTGCGGATTTTAACCGGCATATGCAAGGTAACCACCTTGTTATCATAAGCCATTATGGCCTCATTTTCATCCTTAAAGCAATACTGGGTCTTATCTTCTTTGCCATCCAGCTCTTCCCGTGTTCTTGCCATGGTAAGGTAATAGCAACCCAGAACCATATCTTGCGTGGGGATGGTTACCGGTTTACCATCCTTGGGATTCAATATGTTATGAGCTGAAAGCATTAAAAGCCGTGCCTCTGCCTGCGCCTCTGCCGACAGGGGTACGTGCACCGCCATCTGGTCGCCGTCAAAGTCAGCATTATATGCGGTACATACCATGGGATGGATTTGAATGGCTCTTCCCTCAACCAATACCGGCTCAAAAGCTTGAATGCCTAGACGGTGCAAGGTGGGGGCCCGGTTCAATAATACCGGGTGCTCACGAATCACATCTTCCAGAACATCCCATACTTCCGGCTTTACTCTTTCCACCATTCGCTTAGCACTCTTTATGTTATGAGCATGCCCCCCATTAACGAGCTTTTTCATTACAAAGGGCTTAAAGAGCTCAAGCGCCATTTCTTTTGGCAGCCCGCACTGGTGTATTCTCAGGTGTGGCCCTACGACAATAACTGAACGCCCTGAATAGTCCACCCTTTTCCCTAAAAGGTTCTGGCGGAACCGGCCCTGCTTACCTTTTAACATGTCGCTCAAGGACTTTAAAGGACGGTTTCCTGATCCGGTAACGGCACGCCCACGCCTCCCGTTATCAATAAGAGCGTCTACCGCTTCTTGAAGCATTCGCTTTTCATTGCGAACAATAATGTCCGGGGCTCCCAAATCTAAAAGCCTTTTCAACCTGTTATTACGGTTAATAACCCGGCGGTACAAATCATTTAAATCGGAGGTAGCAAACCGTCCGCCGTCCAACTGCACCATAGGCCTTAGTTCAGGAGGAATTACCGGTATAACGTCCAGTATCATCCAGTCAGGGTTATTTCTGCTCTTTTTAAAGGCTTCTGTAACTTCAAGACGCCTGATGGCACGTATCTTGCGCTGGCCGCTTACTTCCTTCAGCTCCTGGCGGAGCTCACGGTGCATCTCCGCAAGGTTAATTTCAGCCAATAAATCTTTGATGGCCTCCGCACCCATACCTGCTTTAAAAGAGCCGCCGTATTTATCTCTATACTCACGGTACTCGGTTTCTGTGAGTAACTGTTTTTTAATTAAAGAAGTATCACCCGGATCTATAACAATATAAGACACAAAGTATAATACTTTTTCCAAAGCCCTTGGAGACATATCTAAAAGCAATCCCATGCGGCTGGGAATTCCTTTAAAGTACCAGATATGTGAAACAGGGGCAGCCAGCTTGATGTGACCTAAACGTTCCCGGCGTACTTTGGAACGGGTAACCTCCACTCCGCAACGGTCACAAACAACCCCTTTGTAACGAACCCGCTTATATTTACCGCAGTGGCATTCCCAATCCCTGGTGGGGCCAAAAATGCGCTCACAAAACAACCCGTCTCGTTCGGGTTTTAATGTTCGATAATTTATAGTTTCAGGCTTTTTTACTTCTCCACTGGACCAGTGAAGGATCTGATCAGGGGAAGCCAAACCAATGCGGATGCGGTCAAAGTTGTGCAAGTCCAGCAAGGAACTCTCTCCCTTCAAGGGTATATTTTACTTTTCTTTTGCCTCTGTCAGCGCCTTATTCAGGAGCTTTTTGGCCAGACCCTCCTCCGCTTCACTTTTCTCCTGGGTCTCCTCCTTCTCGCCATCTTCCCCATCCGTTTTAGTTTCCTCCTTATCTTGGGGAGTCTTGCGATTTTCGGAACCATTGTGCAAATCTATACCCAGTTCCTTTGCAGTTTCAGCCACATCTTCTTCAACTTCCTTAATCTCAACCTCTTCATCGTCTTCGGAAAGCACTTTCACATCTAATCCCAAACTCTGCAATTCTTTAATTAACACCTTAAAGGATTCTGGTACACCAGGTTCGGGTACATTTTCTCCTTTTACAATGGCTTCGTAAGTCTTCACCCGGCCGACCACATCGTCCGATTTTACGGTTAAAATTTCCTGCAGAGTATGTGCTGCACCATAAGCTTCCAGGGCCCACACTTCCATCTCTCCGAAACGCTGCCCTCCGAATTGGGCTTTCCCGCCCAAAGGCTGTTGTGTAACTAAAGAGTAAGGGCCGGTGGAACGGCCATGGATCTTGTCATCCACCAAGTGGGCCAGTTTTAACATATATACATAGCCTACCGTAACTTCACTATCAAAAGGCTCACCGGTCCTACCGTCATATAAATTCACTTTCCCATTCTCCGGCAGTCCGGCTTTGGCGAGGAAATCACGCATATCTTGTTCGGAAACTCCGTTAAACACCGGAGTGGCTACATTGTAACCCAAAGTTTTAGCAGCCCAACCCAGGTGGCACTCCAAAACCTGCCCAATATTCATTCGGGACGGGACACCAAGGGGGTTCAAAACTATTTCAATGGGAGTGCCATCAGGCAAAAAGGGCATATCCTCTTCCGGCATAATACGGGCAATAACCCCTTTATTACCGTGACGCCCTGCCATTTTATCGCCTTCGGAAATCTTGCGCTTTTGCCCGAGGTAAACGCGAACCAGTTGATTTACTCCCGGCGGCAGTTCATCCCCATTGTCCCTTGAAAACACCTTAACGTCTACCACTTTTCCCGACTCACCGTGTGGCACACGCAGTGAGGTGTCGCGAACTTCCCTGGCCTTTTCACCAAAGATAGCACGCAGAAGTCTTTCTTCAGCAGTAAGCTCTGTCTCTCCCTTAGGGGTCACTTTACCTACTAGAATATCTCCGGGGCGCACTTCAGCTCCGGTCCTAATTATTCCGCGTTCATCCAGGTCTTTAAGGATTTCTTCGCCAACATTGGGAATATCCCGTGTGATTTCCTCCGGTCCCAGTTTGGTGTCCCTGGCGTCACATTCATACTCTTCAATGTGTATGGATGTAAAATAATCGTCCTTAACTGATTTTTCACTGATCAAGATGGCATCCTCATAGTTATAGCCTTCCCAGGGCATGAATGCCACCAAGATATTCCTTCCCAGGGCTAGCTCTGCTTTATCGGTAGAAGCACCGTCGGCGATAACATCACCTGCTTCCACCCGCATGCCTTTTTTAACTATAGGTTTTTGGTTAATACAAGTTCCCTGGTTGGACCTGGCAAATTTCAAGAGCTTATAAGTATCTAATTTATCATCTTCGGTTTTTATGATAATTTGCTTACCGGTAACCCGCTCAATAACACCGCCGTTCTTTGCAATAACAACTACCCCGGAATCTCGTGCTGCTTTATATTCAATGCCGGTTCCCACTACAGGTGCACTAGTCCTTAAAAGGGGCACAGCCTGCCGCTGCATGTTTGCACCCATGAGGGCCCTGTTGGCGTCATCATGCTCTAGAAACGGAATCAAAGATGTGGCTACACTGAATACCTGTTTGGGAGATACATCCATGTAATCCACTTTGTCAGCACGTACCTTTAATATCTCATGCCCGTGCCGAGAATTCACCTGCTCCGAAGCAAAGTAACAGTTTTCATCCAAAGGTGCGTTAGCCTGGGCTACAATATACTTATCTTCCTCGTCAGCAGTAAGATAGACTATCTCCTCTGTCACTTTCTTGTTTTCTTTATCTACTTTTCGATAAGGTGTCTCAATAAAACCGTAACGGTTGATTCTGGCATAACTACTTAAAGAACCTATCAGCCCGATATTAGGACCTTCAGGAGTCTCAATGGGACACATGCGGCCATAGTGAGAGTGATGCACGTCACGCACCTCAAAGCCCGCTCTTTCCCTGCTCAAACCACCCGGCCCCAAAGCCGACAGCCTTCGTTTATGGGTGAGTTCGGCCAGGGGATTTGTCTGGTCCATAAACTGGCTCAACTGGCTCGAGCCAAAGAATTCCTTGATAGAGGCCACAACAGGCCTTATATTTATTAAAACCTGTGGGGTAATCACATCCACATCCTGGATGGTCATGCGCTCCCGGACCACGCGCTCCATACGTGAAAGCCCAATCCGAAACTGATTCTGCAAGAGCTCCCCCACAGAACGAATCCGCCTGTTCCCCAAATGGTCTATATCATCTACCTGTCCTTCTCCTTCTATCAAGCGTAGCAGGTATTTGATGGCTTCAATTATATCCGTAGGAGTAAGTTCTCTGATAAATGATGGCTGGCTATCCTCTTCACCTTCGACCGGTTCATGGTATAGAATACCATGTTGAAGTTTCTTGTTAACTTTATACCTCCCCACATGTGCCAGGTCATAACGCTTAGGGTCAAAGAATAAAGTATTTAAAAGGCTTTTAGCGCTTTCCACGGTGGGAGGCTCTCCCGGGCGCAGCCTTTTATATATCTCAACCAGAGCTTCCTCTTCGGTCTCGGTGTTATCCCTGGTGAGTGTATCCTGTATGGATTTATTTTCTTGGAAAAGCTCCATTATCATGTTGTTGGATCCATAGCCAAGGGACCGCACTAAGACCGTAACCGGGATTTTCCTGGTACGGTCAACCCGAACAAAAACATGATCGTTGACATCGGTTTCGAACTCCAACCACGCCCCGCGGTTTGGAATAATGGTTGCGGTAAACAACTTTTTACCGCTAGGATCAAGCTGCTCGGCAAAATAGACCCCGGGAGAACGCACCAGCTGACTGACAATGACTCGTTCCGCCCCGTTAATGATAAATGTCCCTTTCTCGGTCATCAACGGGAAGTCACCCATAAAAACTTCCTGTTCTTTAACTTCTCCTGTTTCTTTATTAATAAGACGCACCTTTACACGGAGCGGAGCCGCATAAGTGACATCTCGCTCTTTGCAATCCTCTACGTCATACTTCGGCTCCCCTAGGGTGTAATCAAGAAACTCTAAAACTAAATTACCTGTGAAATCATTAATGGGGGAAATATCGTGAAATACTTCGCGCAATCCGTTCTCCAAAAACCACTCATAAGAATTACGCTGCACTTCAATAAGGTTAGGAAGGTCCAGAACTTCTTCCAGCTTGCCAAAGTTATACCTAGCCCCGGCACCCACCTGATTTGTTATCATATTTACGGACCACACCCCTTAATAGAGATAAAGAAGACTTGGTTCAGGTGGGGTTTTCACCCCATCTGAACCTTAGTCGCACTTATTTCGAGCTTACAGCCTGTTAATCCCATTAGTTGGGGACATTCCTGTCCCCAGAAAACACCCAAGCTCCAGCAGGTGTGTCCCCTTTCCTTATGCGAGGGCGGGGTCTTACAGGCTGTGCGAAGATAAAGAAGACTTGGTTCAGGTGGGTCTTGACCCCACTTGAACCTTAGTCGCACTTATTTCGAGCTACAGCCTGTTAGTCCCCGACCCTACGGGGGGCAGGGTCTTACAGGCTGTGCGAAGATAAAACAAACAATGAAAAGCAAGGTCTTGTTTCTAAAACAATACCTCGCTTAAAATACGGTCGCCTACCCTATCCAAACTATTATTTCCCAAAATACATATCCAAATACTATGTTCAAATAAAAATTTACCTCAAATTACAAACAAAATGACATTATTAAATGTTAGCACAAGAGTAAGTACCTGTCAACATTAATTCATTATTGTACCAAAAAGATTCCGGGCTGTTACCGGAATCTTTTTGGTACATCTACTCATACTCTAAGGTTTGGATAACATCTTTAAAAGCCGGCAAGCGGCTTAGCAGTCACCTCAGGTAGGGCCGGAGGAAAAAAACATTACAGCACCCGCGGCGCCAACCAAAATGGTCCAAATACCCGGCAGATCCGAAAAGACAGCAAACCCTATGACAAGCATGCCTCCAAACCTTAATAACATCTTTAACTTTCGGGGCATCTTAATAAACACCCCCTTCTAGATAAAGAAGACTTGGTTCAGGTGGGGTTTCACCCTTCGGGTACAAGTGACCCCATCTGAACCTTAGTCGCACTTATTTCGAGCTTACAGCCTGTTAATCCCATTAGTTGGGGACATTCCTGTCCCCAGAGAAATACCCACGCTTCAGCAGGTGTGTCCCCTTTCCTTATGCGAGGCCGGGGTCTTACAGGCTGTGCGAAGATAAAAAACTCGCATTGGTGTTTTATTATGTCACATACCCCTGCGAGCCAATTATTCACATTATAAAGGGACTTTCACTATTTTATTTCTACGCTGGCGCCAACTTCTTCCAACTTAGCCTTGAGTGCCTCTGCATCTTCCTTACTAATTTGTTCCTTAATGGGCTTGGGAGCATTGTCGACAACCTCTTTTGCCTCTTTTAGACCAAGGCCTGTAGCCTCACGTACTACTTTAATAACATTAATCTTTTTATCTCCTACAGAAGCAAGAACTACATCAAATTCAGTTTGCTCTTCCGCAGCTTCTTCAGCACCTGCACCGGCCGGTGCTGCAACAGCTGCTACTGGGGCAGCCGCACTTACACCAAACTCATCTTCAAAAGCTTTTACTAATTCCGCTAATTCCAATACGGAAAGCTCTTTTACAGCATCCAGAATTTCTTGTACTTTGGACATTTTTTAAATTACCTCCTATTTTTTCAGTTGAGATTAAGATTTGTTAGAACTAGCCGGCGCTCTCCCCGGCCTTTTGCTTGCGAATAGCTTCCAGAGCATAAGCAAAATTACGCAGCAGTGCTTGCAAAGCCCCTGCAAAGCCCGTAAGCGGCGCTTGCATTCCCCGGGCCACCTGTGCCAGCAAAACCTCCCTGGACGGCAAGTCTGCCAATGCCTGTATTGCAGCTACATCAACAACACTACCTTCCAGTACACCTGCTTTTATTTCTAACTCTTTATGTTCCTTGGCAATTTCCTTTAGAACTTTCGCTGGTGCAACAGGGTCATTAGCACAAGTGGCTATCGCCGTTGGGCCCTCCAAGAATGGATCTAAGCCTTCGAGTCCTATCTCATGTGCGACTCGTTTGGTAAGAGTATTTTTGACTACTTTAAATTCACTTTCGGCAGCCTGCATCTTACGGCGCAGCTTATTCATAGCCGCAACATCCAAGCCTCTGTAATCCGCAAGGATAACTACCTGTGAATTTTGCAATCTTTCTCGAAGCATTTCTATCACGGCTTCTTTTTCCTGTCTACTAATCGGCATTCAATGCACCTCCTTCCTTTTTGGCAAAAGGACAAAATAAAGATCCCTGGCAGACAATACACCAGGGACCTAAAAATAACAGGTTGAAATTCCCGGCCTCGGATGGCGGCGCGTCGTCCTTTAAGCAGATGCACCATCTGTCTGCAGCTCAACATCATTATGTTTTTGATATTTATAGTACCTGCGTTCCTACTTAGCACTGGCCTTCTGTGCGTTGACCTTTATCCCAGGTCCCATGGTGGAGGCCAAAGTGACACCCTTAATATACGTTCCTTTGGCAGCTGAAGGCTTAACCTTGATCAACTGCTCCACAAGGGTGCGAAGATTTTCCTGCAATTTATCGGCATCAAAGGATACCTTTCCTATGGGGGCATGGATATTGCCCGCCTTATCGACCCTGTACTCAATTTTACCGGCCTTGGCTTCTTGAACCGCCCGCCCAACATCCATAGTCACTGTTCCGGTCTTCGGGTTCGGCATCAGACCCCGGGGGCCCAATATACGTCCAAGCTTACCAACCGTGCCCATCATGTCCGGTGTAGCAATGGCCACATCAAAGTCAAGCCATCCACCCTGAATCTTTTCTACCATATCCTCGGCTCCGACAAAGTCAGCGCCAGCGTCTTCGGCCTCTTTAGCCTTATCGCCCTTAGCAAACACTAGAACAGCAGCGGTTTTACCTGTACCATGGGGAAGAACTATAGCCCCGCGCACCTGCTGATCGGCGTGCCTGGGGTCAACCCCTAACCGGATAGCAACTTCAACTGATTCATCAAACTTAGCCTTGGCCAATTTTTTAACCATTTCACAAGCCTCGGCAGGTTCATATTCCTGATATCTGTCTATTTCTTTAAGAGCATCCTGATAATTCTTGCCGTGTTTAGGCATCCAACAACCTCCTTGTGGTAGATCGGAAAAATTATTTCCTCCCACGTAAAACCTTATAAATTCTATTACTTAACTTCGATTCCCATGCTGCGGGCTGTACCTTCAACCATACGCATAGCCCCCTCGACCGAAGCCGCATTCAAATCCTGCATCTTAGTCTCAGCTATTTCTTTTACCTGATCCTTGGTTACCTTGCCCACCTTATTCTTATTGGGCTCACCGGAAGCCTTTTCGAGCCCTGCAGCCTTTTTCAA
This sequence is a window from Bacillota bacterium. Protein-coding genes within it:
- the rpoC gene encoding DNA-directed RNA polymerase subunit beta', which produces MLDLHNFDRIRIGLASPDQILHWSSGEVKKPETINYRTLKPERDGLFCERIFGPTRDWECHCGKYKRVRYKGVVCDRCGVEVTRSKVRRERLGHIKLAAPVSHIWYFKGIPSRMGLLLDMSPRALEKVLYFVSYIVIDPGDTSLIKKQLLTETEYREYRDKYGGSFKAGMGAEAIKDLLAEINLAEMHRELRQELKEVSGQRKIRAIRRLEVTEAFKKSRNNPDWMILDVIPVIPPELRPMVQLDGGRFATSDLNDLYRRVINRNNRLKRLLDLGAPDIIVRNEKRMLQEAVDALIDNGRRGRAVTGSGNRPLKSLSDMLKGKQGRFRQNLLGKRVDYSGRSVIVVGPHLRIHQCGLPKEMALELFKPFVMKKLVNGGHAHNIKSAKRMVERVKPEVWDVLEDVIREHPVLLNRAPTLHRLGIQAFEPVLVEGRAIQIHPMVCTAYNADFDGDQMAVHVPLSAEAQAEARLLMLSAHNILNPKDGKPVTIPTQDMVLGCYYLTMARTREELDGKEDKTQYCFKDENEAIMAYDNKVVTLHMPVKIRRSGGQLLETTVGRIIFNQALPEELKYFNEVADKKAMGKIVSRCYQKLGFAATSELLDGLKYLGYRYATQAGVTIAVSDIKIPGKKKELLAHAEGRVEKVEAQYRRGLITEDERYRKVTGIWRETTESVTEALVESLDKFNPVYMMANSGARGNIQQIRQLAGMRGLMADPSGRIIDLPIKANFREGLTVLEYFISTHGARKGLADTALRTADSGYLTRRLVDVSQDVIVREEDCGTDEGIEVSEIRDGTEVIEPFGDRIVGRVALVDIVHPETGEVLVKANDTIQEEDADKILEAGIEKIRIRSAFTCRTRSGVCINCYGRNLATGLRVDIGEAVGIIAAQSIGEPGTQLTMRTFHTGGVAGEDITQGLPRVEELFEARKPKGLAIISELEGKVQVKEVKGRLEIDVTRSDGERASYQVPFGARIKVRDGDSVIAGQELTEGSVNPHDLLRIKGPGGVQVYLLQEVQKVYRMQGVDINDKHIEVMIRQMMRKKRVDESGDTDMLPGVLVDKFDFEKENEKAIAAGGEPAKSTEVLLGITKASLATDSFLSAASFQETTRVLTEAAIKGKLDPLLGLKENVIIGKLVPAGTGMSRYRSIEIDQSESMQPEGEADQWNQTASTTDSGVQMQPEYDELMPGSSINHE
- the rpoB gene encoding DNA-directed RNA polymerase subunit beta; translated protein: MITNQVGAGARYNFGKLEEVLDLPNLIEVQRNSYEWFLENGLREVFHDISPINDFTGNLVLEFLDYTLGEPKYDVEDCKERDVTYAAPLRVKVRLINKETGEVKEQEVFMGDFPLMTEKGTFIINGAERVIVSQLVRSPGVYFAEQLDPSGKKLFTATIIPNRGAWLEFETDVNDHVFVRVDRTRKIPVTVLVRSLGYGSNNMIMELFQENKSIQDTLTRDNTETEEEALVEIYKRLRPGEPPTVESAKSLLNTLFFDPKRYDLAHVGRYKVNKKLQHGILYHEPVEGEEDSQPSFIRELTPTDIIEAIKYLLRLIEGEGQVDDIDHLGNRRIRSVGELLQNQFRIGLSRMERVVRERMTIQDVDVITPQVLINIRPVVASIKEFFGSSQLSQFMDQTNPLAELTHKRRLSALGPGGLSRERAGFEVRDVHHSHYGRMCPIETPEGPNIGLIGSLSSYARINRYGFIETPYRKVDKENKKVTEEIVYLTADEEDKYIVAQANAPLDENCYFASEQVNSRHGHEILKVRADKVDYMDVSPKQVFSVATSLIPFLEHDDANRALMGANMQRQAVPLLRTSAPVVGTGIEYKAARDSGVVVIAKNGGVIERVTGKQIIIKTEDDKLDTYKLLKFARSNQGTCINQKPIVKKGMRVEAGDVIADGASTDKAELALGRNILVAFMPWEGYNYEDAILISEKSVKDDYFTSIHIEEYECDARDTKLGPEEITRDIPNVGEEILKDLDERGIIRTGAEVRPGDILVGKVTPKGETELTAEERLLRAIFGEKAREVRDTSLRVPHGESGKVVDVKVFSRDNGDELPPGVNQLVRVYLGQKRKISEGDKMAGRHGNKGVIARIMPEEDMPFLPDGTPIEIVLNPLGVPSRMNIGQVLECHLGWAAKTLGYNVATPVFNGVSEQDMRDFLAKAGLPENGKVNLYDGRTGEPFDSEVTVGYVYMLKLAHLVDDKIHGRSTGPYSLVTQQPLGGKAQFGGQRFGEMEVWALEAYGAAHTLQEILTVKSDDVVGRVKTYEAIVKGENVPEPGVPESFKVLIKELQSLGLDVKVLSEDDEEVEIKEVEEDVAETAKELGIDLHNGSENRKTPQDKEETKTDGEDGEKEETQEKSEAEEGLAKKLLNKALTEAKEK
- the rplL gene encoding 50S ribosomal protein L7/L12 produces the protein MSKVQEILDAVKELSVLELAELVKAFEDEFGVSAAAPVAAVAAPAGAGAEEAAEEQTEFDVVLASVGDKKINVIKVVREATGLGLKEAKEVVDNAPKPIKEQISKEDAEALKAKLEEVGASVEIK
- a CDS encoding 50S ribosomal protein L10; amino-acid sequence: MPISRQEKEAVIEMLRERLQNSQVVILADYRGLDVAAMNKLRRKMQAAESEFKVVKNTLTKRVAHEIGLEGLDPFLEGPTAIATCANDPVAPAKVLKEIAKEHKELEIKAGVLEGSVVDVAAIQALADLPSREVLLAQVARGMQAPLTGFAGALQALLRNFAYALEAIRKQKAGESAG
- a CDS encoding 50S ribosomal protein L1, which gives rise to MPKHGKNYQDALKEIDRYQEYEPAEACEMVKKLAKAKFDESVEVAIRLGVDPRHADQQVRGAIVLPHGTGKTAAVLVFAKGDKAKEAEDAGADFVGAEDMVEKIQGGWLDFDVAIATPDMMGTVGKLGRILGPRGLMPNPKTGTVTMDVGRAVQEAKAGKIEYRVDKAGNIHAPIGKVSFDADKLQENLRTLVEQLIKVKPSAAKGTYIKGVTLASTMGPGIKVNAQKASAK